The Balearica regulorum gibbericeps isolate bBalReg1 chromosome 26, bBalReg1.pri, whole genome shotgun sequence genome contains the following window.
CGCTGCGGGAGCCGGAGGGAGGGCAGCTTTCCACGCCTCGTACCCCCCCCCTCGTGTCGTCGTCCccgtcgtccccccccgccccgacacTCACACCGGGCTGCCGGGACCCGCAGCCGCTAAtccgggcgggggggggggggggggggaggcaaaacccaccccacccatcccccccaaaaaaggccCGAGTGGGGGAGGCGGGGGGTCCCCCCTCGCAGACTTCCTCCAAGTTGGGAGAAGCGggagggggagcggggcggctgCCGGTGCCCGCACAGCCCTGCCCCTCCGGCGGGCAGCTTCGGCAGCTGCCCGCTGCTGCCCGCTGCTGCCCgctgctgcccgctgccccggcccggGGAGTTCAGTgcggggcagggagaggaaaaacagcGACAAAAAGGGGAGTGGGGGGGTTATTTACCTCCCTCCGCACATCTGCATCCATTAATGACTTAGCGACAGCGTGAGCCGAGAGCCGCCGGGACACCGGCAGCCTCCGGGGCGGGGGCCTGGGGGGGACGCGGCACCGGCAGCGGGCAGGACGCGGAGCCCGGAGCCATCCAGCCGATGCGGAGCGCGGCGGAGCCGGGTCGCGGCTCCCGGAGAGGactgccaggagcagcagggctgtgggaagCGGAGCCCCCCGCGATCACGTTGCCTTTACGTGGGGTTAAACAGATAACGTCTGCCCGGGGCTTTAACGCCGGGAGCCCCCCGACCgggcccgggcagccccggcccgccGCTACAGAGCCatcaggggcgggggggggcggatTCCGCCCAAACATCCATTTTGTCCCTTTTGGAAATGGAGattggagagaggagggaaaaatgcgcttttttttttttttttttttttttttccccctgctttctCCATATTTTACTACGTAAGGCATGACGTCCTCACGTCGGGAGCAGGATAGGTTAGCCCTGCGCTGGGGGGAATGcaccgggctgggggggggggggcgcgggggcgggggcggctcTGGCAGCAGAACCTAAAAATAACggggattttattatttaaaataatattaataataatcatcCCGGTGACCCCCTCGGATGCGGCTCCGCACGGGCAGCGAGAGGCAAGGCCGGATCCGaatcccccccccctccccgccgcgccTCCGCCCGGCCGCGGGTACCGCGGGACCGTCAGGGCTCGGGGCACCCCACGGGgcgcgggggggagcggggccgaATCCGGagcggaggggaagggggggtgtgtgggggggtccTCCTGCCTTTCTTGTCCccgggctggggcagaggctgcGGCAGGGTCACCCCGCTCCCCGGCTGGTGCAGGATTATTCCgtggaaatgaagcagaaatcagttattttttttaattaaaacaaaattcctcTCCCCGCCCCGGGTGCTACACCTCCAGGCTCCGAAGTGGCTGGGAACGGAGCCCCCTCCGCCGGCTCACCGGGATTTTCGGAGCGCGTTAAAAATCGGTGGCTGCAAAGGCGGCTTCGCGAAGCGCCCGGCGGGGTTTGCCCCCCCAAATCCGGccggaggagggggggggggggaatgcaaACCCCCGCCGACATCGAGCTGCCCAACGGGGTCGGGGTGGGCCGAGGCTGGCCCCAATGAGCTCCGCATTATGCATTTCCCCCTCAACGAATATTTCTCCCGGCGAGGCCGGGGGGCACCGGGACGCGCTGTCCCGGCCGCCCACCGCCCGTCCCGTCCAACTGGGGCTTCGCGGGGGCCCGGCCGGTCCCTCCCGGGCTCGCCCGGCCCAGGGGATAGCAGGAGGCCGGGCCTGCACGTCGGACACCCCAAATCCTGCTGCCGACCCTGGAATAACCGTGCCCGGCGGCTGGGTGCGAGCCCCCGGTGGCAGAGCGACCCCCGGGCTGCCCAGTCCCGCCGCCGAGGCCTCCCCCAGCAAAAGGCCCTCGGGCCGGGCCCgggtcccccagccccccccggtACCGGTGGGCCCAGTGTCGTGTCTGTGTTGTCcccgtccccgtgtcccccccccccccccgacggCGCGGGTTTGGGAAGGGGGCGGCATATTTTGGCTCCCTGATAACGTTTTGATCAAAAATTCATTAAGAGGCGCTCGGCGCAGCGCCATGAATATTTCAGGGCTTTTGCAAAACAACAAAgtgggggtttgggggaggATACACCgagggggagcgggggggggggggggcagcccccggTGCCCGGCTCGGGCCCGGTTTGCTGCGGCGGGGAGGCGAAGAGGGGCCGGACACCCCCGGCCCCTCGGGCTCGGGGCCGCGCTCGTTCGCCCCCAGCCCGGGGCTCGTTCCCGCCCCGTTATAAGGCGTGAAACGGAACCCGGCAGCAGAGACGGGACCCCGGTTGGAGCGGGCGGCCAGCCCCGTCCCGTCGGGTCGCTGCAGGGACACGCAGCGTTCAGCCCCGGCTGAGCCTCGGGGCCACCGCGATAGCCCGGAGCCGCCCCGGCCCTGCCTTCCCTCCCGGGGCTGCTCACGCGTGATCGTGGGGCTCCAAGGGGCCGCACCTCCCCCGGGTCCCGCAGCCCGGGACGGGCCCGGCGCTCTCCTGGCGGGGGCCAGAGCCCCCTgggcgggggcagcgggaggaCCCCATCCCCACCCGGGATGTCCCCTCGGTACCCCGAGGGACACGGACTATTAGCCCACACCCCCCTCCGGGCTGGGATCCAACGACACGAGGCTGCTCTCCCACGGCTCTGGAGAGGGgacgccccccccccaaacccaacccgTCCGCCTTCTCCCCAGCAAGGGAGCACCCTGACTGCAAGGTCCGCAGCCCCCCAAATCGGGGTGCAGAGCCCTGAAAGCACATCCCCCCCCAACAGACGGAGAGGTACCTGCACCGACCGGGAGACAAAGCCCCACCAGCTCCGCAGCCCCGAGCGCCGGAGCCCAGCGCCCTCCCGGAGCAACGCAGCCCCTCGCCATGCTGGGCCTGCAGGTAACTGGGCTTTACTGGGGCAGCTCCCCGGCCAGCTGGGAAGGGGACACGGAGCCACAGAGGTGGGGAGATGGCCCAGACCCCTCCACCATGGACCAGGACCCCGTAGGATGGATGGGTGGGGGACACAGAGTGAACACAGATGCTCTGTCCCTTCTCAGGGTCATCCCGAGCACTGTCCCCCACAACAAAGCTGGGGGTCCCCAGGTGCCATCTTTGGGTCCAGTGCAATGGGGCATCCCACCATCTCCGCCGTGCTGGGGGGACGCTCGGCAGGTAGGCAGGGGGTgaggctgggggcagagggcGAGAAGGGCCTCCCTGCAAGACCAAAACGGGTCTGGGGTCACCCCAGGGtatccccccaccccagtttAGGACCTGTCGAAACAGGGCGTTACTGGACCTGCAGGCAGCCGGAGGGGGATGCGCGGCTCCGGTCGGCTCCCGGGTCCCGCCGCTGCCCTCCGGGTCCCGCCGGCCACTCCCGGGTCCCTGCGGTGGGATGCAGCGAGTCTCCCCGACAGCCCCAGGCCCTCCCCGGGGCTCACCTCGCCCTGACATTTCCTGGTGCTCCTTCCATGCCAGCGGGTTGCCATAGCAAATCTAAATCTTACAAACAAAACGAGGAGAAAAGCCTTATTAGCATATATTCAAATGAGCCATGCAATAATGCAAACCATAAATCATGCAGTCATTGCTATTCAATCAGTGTCTCTTACCCCAGCCCCCACACTTTCCCCCGGTGTCTTGCCTCATCTTTCCATGCAGaagccccttcccagccccaagGGTGGCCCGGGAGGGGACCTGCCAGCTGGGGGGGACCTGGGCCGAGGCCGGATCCAGCCCTGGGATGCGGGGGCTCCGTACGGCCCCTAATCCCAGCTGGTATTTATATCATTTGCTGGGCTCTATTAAATGGGGCAAACTCTGCCCAGGATTAATCTCCCGCCCATGTTTTAATCTCGGGGCTTGGCCACCAGtaaccaccccaccccccaaaccccccccccccgaaggaAGGGGCTGGGTTCAGCGCTGGTGAGCAGCCGGTGCAGAGGGACCCCCATCCCCACCTGATCCCAACTTGTGGGTGCCCGGGCAGCGCTGAGGTgaacccccccccgccctgaaccatactccccacccccaaaaccagcgGACGATGGGCACCACCAAACCCTGGGCTCCCCCTCCTCGCTCCCCTCTGAGCGCCACGGCCATACCCAGCACACCGCAGGCCCCAGGGGatgcccccccagcccagggagcaGCAAACCCCCCAGCCCAGAGCTATAAGAGACACAGCTCAGCTGGGCCAGTCCCCCCCTCCCATAGCCCCCCACTTGTCCCCCACCGATGCCGATCTTAAGGGCACAGAAGGGTTTGTCCTCCTCTcgcctgctcccagcacccgGCTGCAGCGCTGAAACCTTACGAGCAGCGTTTTGGGGTCTCCCAGGGAGCTGAGGGGTGGGAGCAGCACGGCTGGGAGCCAGGGACCTGGCCAGAGCCGGGGGTGACCGGGCTGTCACCCGCGTTGCTGGTCAGTGACCCCGGAGAGGCAGCTCCGAGcctggggggacacgggggaccAGCAGCGCTGAGCCAAACGGGGTCAGGACATGGGCAACGTTTCCCCTTGGGGACATTAATGACCTGCTGCCTCGTTAGGCACCCTGAGCAGTGCTGCCTGACCCCAAGAAGCTCACACCAGACACCTCAACACCCCCAGCTCTTTATTGGTGAGAAgataataaatagaaaagagcccctgggctgggggagcagcacccaccgcccccggctgcctccctccatccctccctcccgctGTGGGACCCTGGCAGCCCCCCCCGGGCTGGGTGCAGGATTGGGCCAGGGGTGTGCAGGGTTGGACCCGCTGCTGGTGCTCTCGGTCCTGCTGCCACCCCGTGGCACTTCTCAGGCATTCCCGCTCGCTGGGGACATGCTGGCGCAGGGACAGACGGATGGACGGGGATGGACAGTGTCCGGCACCGGACAGGGGACCGGGGTAGCGTTCCTCATCCGTGGGGTCCCAGCCtcgcagggggctggggggggggtcagagctgcagggaagggggggctggaggcttgtgggggggcaccggggcggggaggggggttgctgggagctgcagccccaggtTGGGGGACCAGGACCCTGCAGGAAAGCCCTGCGGCACTGCCGACCTCCCCCGGCAGCGTTGCAAAGGGCACGGGGGGGGCTTCCCGGGGGTCCGAGGATGGGGgtgaagtgggggggggggccgctcCCCCAGGCTCAGCCCCAATCCCTGCACCCCGTCGGCCTCGCTATCTCTGCCAAGTGTCCATGGCCTGTGCCCGCCGCGTGGGGACGGGGCTCCGCTGCTCCTCCGCGAGCGgccgggggggtcccagggggtAGGGGTACCCCTTGGCGTAGTCATCCCGTGGCTGGAGGTCTCCGGGGCCTCGGGAGGCTTCGCTCAGGGaggccaggctgcccagggcggggtggggggtgcccgaggggcagcccagccctggggagaccCGCTCCGACTTGATGCTGATGGCTTGGTGCTGTGGGGAGGTGCCAGGGGCCGGGGCTGGCTCTTCGGTGGGGACGATCCGGCTGCTGACCCTGGGgtaggaggggaggaggagtgagGCCAGGTCTCCCCACATCCTTCGTCCAGGtgtgtgggatggggagggactgaGCTGacccccccctttcctctctAGTGGGGCTGAGAACCCCCGAACTCACTTCACATACCAGCTCCGACCCAGCCGGGCCCCGGGCAGCCACCCCCCCGTGTGCCTGGCACGTGCTGCCGGGAGCCTGGTGTGtgatggggcaggggggacgCGGGGGGCCAGGTCCCTGCGGAAATCTGGTGGAAAATAGGCTCCACTGAGAGCGGCGGCTGGGGGGGTTCCCAGGGTGACCCTGCACGCCTCGATTTTGGGGTGAAGGTGGACAGACCCCAGCATGGCAGGTGGGGGGGAGCTACACCTCGGATGCTGGCTGCAcccagggctgggaggtggcaCCCATAGGTGCAGCAGGTCCCCACAAACAGGCTTATCTCCAACCCACTCTCCCCGCCCCTGTCCCCCACCCCACATCTGTGCCCCCCATCCTTACCCCAGTGCTGCCATGTCCCGTGGGTGCTGCCACGCCGTGGGGCCGGGCTGGAGGAAGCCGGGGGGTGGCGGGGCCTCGCCAGCCCCAaactctgcagagcaggaggcCAAGAGTGAGCAGGAgatggggtggtggtggggggggctgcagccacgGGGGAGTCCCGGGGTGGAGGGGCCAGGACTTACCTGCTTGGGCTGGGGCGAGGAAGGGGAAGCCGCTGAGGCTGTGGCTCGGGGCGCCGGTGCTGCCCGGGGTGAGCACGGGGCTCAGGGTCTGCAGAGTGGGGTACAGCGGCCGCTGCAGGAAATCGAGGTGGCCCCCGTCAGGCTTCACGCTGCTGAGCCCCCCCAGGGGCTCATGACACAGTGTCTCCTCCCCAACTCCTTCCCATGCCCCCCAGCAAAGCCCCAGCGTTGGGCTGAGGAAGAGGCGGTGGGAGTAGATCGGAGCAGCTCCCTGTTgaatttggggagggggacgCCTGCGTGGCCCCAGGGTTACCAGACACGGTGACTTGCTGGGAGATGCCTGGCTGCAGCGAGCTGGGGACgcaccccccccctccaccgcctgccctgctgccccctccCGCGGTGTCACTACCCCAGGGGTACTCCGTGGCCAGGGGGTCCCAACCCCCTCCCTGGGGACCCAGAGCCAGCCCACGCCGGGGGGCTACAGGTTTTGGGGGGGCTTTATCTCACACACAGGGGACACTTCCCAGCGATGGGGCTAACCCCCCCCCAGTAGCACTGTCCCCACAtgccagcccaggcagcagaTACCACAGAGCCCGTGTCCTCCCCACGGCACTCACCGCCGCGCTGCCACCACTCCGGCCACTTGCCAAACTGCCGTGGGCTTCGCCACGCCGGCCCTCCACCCCCAGGTACAGCGGGGGGGGCGTCTTGGTGGCCAGGGCTCGGTTCAAGCTGCCGGCAGGGAAGAGGGGGTAGCCGATACCTGGACAGACAGAGGGACGGGAGGATGCACGGGGTGGCCCCGAGAGATGGAGGGTCCCTGGGAGCTCCGGTCCTCGGGGGGGATCCCCACGGCTGTGGCCGGTGGCCCCGGTGCACTCATGGCTACCGGCGGCCGTGTGTGCGTGCACGGTGCCACGCTCCAGCAAACCCACTTCCTGCGCAAGGCTGTCGGCGCACCTGGGTTGCAGCGGCCGTACGCTGCGAGCGGAAACGGTGTGCGAAGGCGGTGGCCGGATCCAGCCCTGGGGCCGGCAGGCTGCAAACCTCCCCGGCCGCGGGGAGCACCCTCACCCCAGCTCCCCATAGAGCAGCCAGAATCTCCTGCGGGGACGTCCAGCATGCCTGGAGCCACCACGCCATCCCCATCCAAGGCGAACGGGGATGCTGCACGCCCGCATCCCGCACCGGGAATATCGCCCAGGTACCCCGTGCCACCTCTCACCAGGGGGTTTCCGCTGGGTCAAGCCCCAGCACCATTTTTTctagctgcttttctgctgcgTGGCCCTGGAGGCACCCATGTCCCTGTCACCACCCCGGGCTGGTGCCATCCCGCTGGGTAGGACGAGCCCCTCGTGCCCAGCTCCGAGCTTTGCCACACGAGGGGGAGCTGTGGGTGCAGGGTGCCCAGGGTGCCGGGGCCAGCCGTGCGCCAGGTGCCGGCAGGGTGCAGGAAGCAGctggatggagggaggggacGGTGTTTCTACAGCTGTGGCAGCGCTACCTGCCCACGCACCCGCCCCGGCTCCGCTCCTGGTAAGTCCCCGGGAGATGCTGCGAGAGGAGCTTTGCATGTGGCGCCCAACCGGGAAAATCCCCGCGGGGCCAGCAAGGACTGGGCGCCCATCGTGGGGACGTTCTTCCCTGCAGCCGgctccctgcagcatccctgggtgATGGGTCCGAGCCTACCTGGGGGCAGCGGTCCCGGCGAGCGTCCCGACGGCTTCGGCGCTGCCGGCTTGAAGGTGGACGGGCGGCCCTGGCCCTGCGGGGAACCGCTGGTGCCTCCCAGGGATCCGTCGGCAGCCGGCGGGGAGCTGCCGTAGGCTGCTTCGGGAAGCGGTGCCGGGCTCTGCGGGGCGACACGGAGAtgagggacagggaggggacggggacccTCGGGGACCCTCGCCCCCCCGTGCCACGGGACAGCAGTGACTCACGTAAAACCTGGGTCGTGCCACCGACAGGTCCATGCCCTCGCTCAGCCTTCGTGCCTTCTCCCCAGGATCCGGCCCCTCGTCCAGCTCCAGCTCGTGgctctccagccccagccccttgCGCTTCAGCGTCTGCGAGGAGCGGGGTGATGAGTGGGGTCCCGCgtccggcccggccccccctcCGGCCACCCGCCGCCACTACCTCGAGGATGTCAGAGTTGGTGCGGCTCTCGTGGGGCTCGCTGTACTCCGTGTACTTGAGCAGCACCTTGTCCATGTCGGTGCTGGCGTACTGGAAGAGGCGGTTGGTGCTGTTGAAGATGATGAGGGCGATCTCGCAGTCGCACAAGACGCTCAGCTCGTACGCCTTCTTCATCAGCCCGAATTTCCGCTTGGTGAAGGTCACCTGTagagcagggaaggggacgGGATGCTGCACCTAGGACCCCTGGAGACTGCCCCAAACCCTCCTCCCGGGTCCCCAGGCCCCTTCGTCTCCAGAGGATCCCACACCCGTGGGAACGGTGGGAGCGGAGCGGCTTTGCTTCCCTTTGTGGCCTCAAGGCTCCCCATCCCCCTTGTCCCCACGTCATCCCCGAATGTGTCCTACCTGCCGGTTCCGCTGATCCAGTATTCGGctgatctgtatttttttccgGCCCATTTTTGCCTCCTATACtcgaggaggagctggaagagagTGAGAAGCCCCTGAGCCCCCGCAGCTCGGGGCCGGCCCAAGCGAGCATCCGCCCCGGCACCGCACACGCCTCCTCGCCCCTCTGGCCGCCAAAAATAagttttgataaaaaaaaaaagttttcagaggaagtttcagcattttttttttcagcaaagatggtggaaaactgaaaaaaaaaatgaaaaaaaaaaaatattgggaaTTTCTGCTGGggcgaggggaaaaaaatccccttagCTCTGCCCAGCCGCTCCAtcacccccaccccacaccGGCCGCGGGGACCTGAGCACCTGCGTGTGCCGGCCGGAAAGCCGCAGTGCCGTGATGCCAGGTCCCTAGCCAGGAGTATGGGATCAGCCTTTGCATCCCCAAGCGCCCGCTCGAAGCTGCGGGGGCTGCTCCGACCCTGCCCCGTGCACCGATGCTGTTCACCGGCGGGTCCGTCGGACAGGGAGGGCGGTTATAAGGGAGGGCGGGCTGGCTGCGGGGAGGGTCCGTAAAACAAAAGGGCTGTTTTTAGGTtcaaaggtttgggttttttttaattttttttttttcttttctaacgCGAACAGACTAAATTTGACCTCCGCCATTCGCAGGTCAGGAAGTGGCTCTATGAGGAGACAGCAAAGCGAAACCACCCACCTCTTTGGGCCACGTGAGCcagtggagggaagggagaggggtcGGGGGACCCTGCATGGCACCCCAGTTGTAGGGTGCCGGCACCCACTGCAGCCCGGCACAGGGCTGTGACATTCCCCCATGATATCCCACTGCCACTGTGGGGACCCATTTCTTGCTCTTGTTATTCCCCAGTACCGctcaccccaaaacccctcTGGGATGCCCCGGTGTCACCGCAGCCCGGTGCAGAGCCACGGGTGGCATCAAGACACTCCCAACGGGACCCTTGCACCCAGTGTCTCCACCCCAGTTTGGGTGCAGACCTGGCCCACCTTGGGTCCCGCCATCCCCAAGCCACGGGGCAAGAGCTGAGCTGCGAAgccggcggggctgggagcTTTGCGCTGCGGCTCCCCGGGGACAGCAGGCACCCTGGCAGCCCCCCGAGCCCGGCCAACAGCCCCCCCCCATCACAGGGATGCACCCCAGGGGTGCAGGTTGGGGACCGTCCAGCCCTTCGCTCCCCCGACGCCCCAGCTTGTCCCGCTTCCCCCTCTCAAGCACGTTGCCATTTACCATCTTGCTCAGTTGCTATATTTAGCTGatcaaaactaattttaatttatggAAGGAAATTGTGCTGCCGTTCCCACGGCCCTGCTGCCACCCTGTGTCCCAGGGCCCACGCACGACACCAAGGTACGGGGGGTGCCGAGACCACCCCGGTCCccgtcctccccccccccaaaaaagccaaCGATTCCCTGgtgaaaaggcagaggttttCCCAATGATCGCTGCTGCCCGCGCGGGGCCGGCGCCGCTCCTGCCCTCCCGGCGCTGACAACTGCGGCACGGCATCGGGCCAGGGCACTCCCAGGTGGGGTCAGCTCTCGCCTGCCCATCCCCACCCCATGGTCTTTATTTTGGGGTGCAGAAAGAAGAGCTGTTCCCCGGGGGGCTCCAGTTCATGGCTGGGTTTGGCCCGTTGGGGTCAGGGGATGCTCGCCTGACTGGGAGTCCCCGCATCCCAGCGCAGCCTCACCCCAGGGGGATTTTTAAAGGCtccagggtgctggggacagaAGGACACGTCCCCTTGTCTGCAGCAAGGACGTGAAGCACTGCCAAGGGTCCCCTCGGCTGGGGCCATCAcccccagctcctcagctgcCGTGGCACCCCGATGCCTTGCTCCAGCACCCCAGTTTGTAGCTGTGTGGGAAGCACGGAGGGAGATGGTCCCTACACTGGGACTGATCCTGCAAGCCCCCACCTGGCCCCAGCCTGCCTCGATGCCTGGCCGTGTCCCCTGCTCGGTGCTGCTCCATGGCGGGGGACAGGGGACAGCAGCCACCCTCGGGTACCAGCACGGTGCTGAGCCCCAGAGGAGCCACATCTGCACATCTGTCCAGGCAGGGTGCTCCAGGAGCGGGGCCTGGGGGTACCAGCACCCACAGGGTGATGCTTCGGGGGCCCCAGGGGGGTACCAGCACCCACGGGACGATGCTGCGGGGGCCCCAGCCCAGAATAGCAGGTGGGGGTGGGAGGCAAGAGGAAGTGGCAGCCGCAGCACCGtcgggctgggggggctggggacccaTCACGGCCGGACTCATGGCACGCTCAGcacgggctgggctgggcacgGGGCAGCTCTTGTCGCCGCCGGGGAAACCATCCGAGGGCTCGTGCAACACACGGGGCGGTTTCATCAGCCACGTCTCCACGCAGCTCATtacagctctgctcctcctggggCATCGCCTCGGCCGTGGGACACGCGGGAACACGCACAGCCCCGGTCAGGCCACCGCTGCCGCCAGCACCGTGCCACGTACCGGGGTCTTGCAGGATGGGCGCAGGATTTGGCCTGGCcgcggggcaggggaggggtgCTCTCCAGGAGCGGGGTACAAGGCATTACGGCTTGCTGCCTCCGTGGGTCCCGGTGCCTCGGCCACTGCAGTGCGGCACGGCACCGGCGCTCGGTTCCCCCCGGACGGGTATTaagggctgggaggggaggaggagactTTCACTCTGGATTTTAATTGCTGTGCCAGGCGATAAGGCGATAAGCGGCATTATGGCTGCACGCGATTATCGCGGCTGGCGGCGACGGGCACAAcggggcagctctgcctggcatTGCCATCTCCATCCCATGGTCCAGCGAGGTGGCATCCTCCAGCCTTGTCCCCGGGGGCCAGGGACAGCACCGAGGGAGCAGCCTGGCTCCCGTAAGGAGCCGGAATCCAGCGGGGGCTCATGGCCGGGGACCCACgtgcaggagggagcagggtcGGGGTGCCAGCCCTGGAGAAACCCCGCAGCCTCTCCCTGCATTAGTCTCCACCAGGTCCCACCTCGCACAAACAGCTCCTCGTTAGCGTTGCCGTGATGGGGGCTCCCGACGTGGCCCAGCTGCAGGGATGAAGCACCCTTCAGCATCATCCTTACGAATGAAGCCAACAAAACCCAGCGCAAGCAAAGCTCTCGAGCCCTCAAAAACTTTCAGAGAGGAGACGCTTTCCCCTGCCTGCGCCGGGCAGAGGCTCCCACGCCGCCTGGCATCCCGCCggcctcccttccctcccacacGTGCTTATCTTTAGCCCGGGCTCTCTGCTCACTCGCACGCACCGGGCTCCTTTCCATGCCCAGGCACAGTCCCTTGTCCCCGCCATCCCTTCGCCAGCGCCCGCAGCGAGGTGTCACCCCGACCCCTGGGCTGCAACAAGGTTTATAATTAACTCCCTGGATCCTGTACATCTTTAGGGGTCATTTACATCACGCCGGAGCATGTAAACTTCCTATCCCAGCTCCTAATTAGCGTGCTGAGACGAAGCGAACCCCTTGAGAGCGACGTGTTTTTCCGTGTGCCGCAGCCCCGGCGCAGTGTGGGATGCTCGGCGTGGTactgggggggggtcccagcgcTGCCTTTGACACCTTTAcatccttctccatccctcaaTGATCCCAGAAATGTTAAATCCACCAAGTTTATCCTAAAGTCAAAGTGGGGAGGGTATTAGGGAAGCTCCCGGACCTCGGAGCAGCGGAAGCTGCTCCGGGATCCGAGGACTCCCCTAATAACCCCAGGTCAGGGTCTCCAAGCTCCCCAGCATTTTAtcctcccacctctcccatccCCATGGGCCAAAGCAGCATCGATGTagaaatcaggagaaaaaggcCATTTTCACCAAATTATGGGGATTTTGTTGCAAATCTGAAAATCACGTTGAAATCACGTTGAAATTATGTTGAAATCTGTGGCTGGGTAGAaatcggggaggggggggagagtGGCCAGCAAGTACCCGCTGTCAGCATTCGGCAGCTTccaaaaagtgttttgttggTGAAAAAAACAATGATTGAAGTGAGAGAAAGAGTTTCCATCCCACCTTTTACAGGGAGAAGCAGCGAGCTTGGCTGTGAGG
Protein-coding sequences here:
- the MEF2B gene encoding myocyte-specific enhancer factor 2B — encoded protein: MGRKKIQISRILDQRNRQVTFTKRKFGLMKKAYELSVLCDCEIALIIFNSTNRLFQYASTDMDKVLLKYTEYSEPHESRTNSDILETLKRKGLGLESHELELDEGPDPGEKARRLSEGMDLSVARPRFYSPAPLPEAAYGSSPPAADGSLGGTSGSPQGQGRPSTFKPAAPKPSGRSPGPLPPGIGYPLFPAGSLNRALATKTPPPLYLGVEGRRGEAHGSLASGRSGGSAARPLYPTLQTLSPVLTPGSTGAPSHSLSGFPFLAPAQAEFGAGEAPPPPGFLQPGPTAWQHPRDMAALGVSSRIVPTEEPAPAPGTSPQHQAISIKSERVSPGLGCPSGTPHPALGSLASLSEASRGPGDLQPRDDYAKGYPYPLGPPRPLAEEQRSPVPTRRAQAMDTWQR